One Anatilimnocola floriformis genomic window, GTCGGCACCGCTCGGGCGAACAGCGAATCTCGGATTGTGAAATCGATGGGCCGCGAGCAAGGGAGCATGCTCCTCTCGCCGCCGTCGGCACTCGATAGCCCTTGGCTTGCGCGGGCTCGCAGCAATTTGCAAATCATGTATCGAACGGCGCTCGCCGTTAGTCACACGCTCGATATTGATCAGCTGCTGCAGCGGATTTTGGAACTCATTTTTGAATGGGTCGAAGCCGATCGCGGCTGCGTGATGATCGTCGATCAAGAGACGGGCGAATTGACGCCCACGAGCAGCCGAAATCGGACTGGTTCGAAAAGTGACGAGCGGCTGAGCGTGAGCCGGACGATTCTCGATTATGTGATGGAGCACAAAGAAGGTGTGCTCACCAGCGACGCCCGCGAAGATCAGCGGTGGGACCAGGCCCAAAGTATCGTGCAATCGGGCGTGCGCGAAGCGATTTGCGTTCCGCTGCAAGGACGATACGGAACGGTCGGCGTCATTTATATAGACACCTACACGCCGCCGGCTCAGGTCCTGACTAAAAAATCGAACCGTTTTAACGAAGAACACCTCAAACTGATGGTCGCCATCGGCCATCAGGCGGCATTGGCGGTCGAAGATACGTCGTATTATTCTGCGATGGTGCAAGCCGAACGCCTGGCCGCGGTCGGGCAAACCATCGCGACGCTCTCGCATCACATCAAAAATATCCTGCAGGGCATTCGCGGCGGCAGTTATTTGATCGAAGAAGGGCTGAAAGTCGGCGAAAACGATGTTGTTCGTCGCGGATGGCGGATTGTGGAGAAGAATCAGGAGCGGATTTCTGCCCTGGTGATGGACATGCTCACGTACAGCAAGGATCGCGAGCCCGATTTGCAACGGGCCGATTTGAACGAAACGGTCGCCGATGTCGTCGAGCTCATGACCACGCGCTCGCATGAGGCCGGGGTCGCGCTGCAATTCAGCCCGTCGGCTGATGTGCCGTTGCTGATGTTCGATGCCGATTTAATGCATCGGGCCATTTTGAATATCGTGACGAATGCAATCGACGCCTGCGAAAAGCGGGATGCAGCCCGGGTGACGCTGCGGATCAATTATCAAAAATCCGAAAAGACGACCGACATCGTGGTCGAGGACAACGGCGAAGGAATCGCGCAGGACGACATCGAAAAGATTTTTTCGGTTTTTGAATCGCGCAAGGGTTCGCGCGGCACCGGCCTGGGGTTGCCGGTCAGCCAAAAAATCCTGGAAGAGCACGGCGGCTCGATCCGAGTCGAAAGCAATCTCGGCGTGGGCAGCAAATTTATTCTGACGCTGCCGGCCAAACTTGCGAGCCAACCCGTGACGAGCGAAACGCTCCGGGGATAAGTCTTCTTCGCTAGTTGAACTTCAAGTTCGCCTGGCAACGCTGCGAGAATCTCCGCAACGAAAGTCGCGGTCAAGAAATAAAAAAACCCGCCCAGGTTGGCTAACCTGGGCGGGTTTATCAATTCAATTTGGTTGGATTGTCAAATAGGCTCAAACGAGCTGTTTCTGACTGACCTCTCACAACATGAGTCTATGTGCACTTGTGTTATTCGACGGTAAGTACGAATAACGGATATTCCTTAGAAAGGAGGTGATCCAGCCGCAGGTTCCCCTACGGCTACCTTGTTACGACTTAGTCCCAATTACGGAGTTCGCCTTAGGTACCTTGCTCCTTGCGGTTGCGACAGTACTTTTGGGCGCCCCCCATTTTCGTGGCTTGACGGGCGGTGTGTACAAGGCTCAGGAACACATTCACCGCGGTATGCTGACCCGCGATTACTAGCGATTCCGGCTTCATGCAGGCGGGTTTCAGCCTGCAATCCGAACTGGGGCGCGATTTTTGCGATTTGCTGGCTCTCGCGAGTTTGCATCGCTTTGTGCGCGCCATTGTAGGACGTGTGCAGCCCTAGTCATAAAGGCCATGAGGACTTGACGTCATCCCCACCTTCCTCCGGTTTAACACCGGCAGTCTCCTTAGAGTCCCCGACATTACTCGCTGGTAACTAAGGACAAGGGTTTCGCTCGTTAAGGGACTTAACCCGACATCTCACGACACGAGCTGACGACAGCCATGCAGCACCTGTGCAAAAGCTCCCTTGCGGGCACTCTCTCCTTTCAGAAAGATTCTTAAGCATGTCAAGACTAGGATAAGGTTCTTCGCGTAGCCTCGAATTAAGCCACATCCTCCACCGCTTGTGTGAGCCCCCGTCAATTCCTTTGAGTTTCAGCCTTGCGACCATACTCCCCAGGCGGAGCACTTAACACTTTCGCTACGACCGAAACCCTGTGCAGAGCTCCGGTCCAGTGCTCATCGTTTACGGCTAGGACTACCGGGGTATCTAATCCCGTTTGCTCCCCTAGCTTTCGTTTCTCAGCGTCAGAAGAGACCCAGTGAGCCGCCTTCGCCTCTGGTGTTCCTGATGATATCAACGCATTTCACCGCTCCACCATCAGTTCCGCTCACCTCTATCTCCCTCGAGCCCGACAGTTTGAAGCGCAATTCCTCGGTTGAGCCGAGGGCTTTCACACCTCACTTGTCGAACCGCCTACAAACTCTTTAAGCCCAGTAAATCCGAATAACGTTTGGGCCTCTCGTATTACCGCGGCTGCTGGCACGAGATTAGCCGGCCCTTCCTCCAAGGATCGGTCAATATAATGGGTGAACCCACTACAATTTCCTCCCCTTCGACAGCGGTTTACAACCCGAAGGCCTTCATCCCGCACGCGGCGTCGCTCGGTCAGGCTTGCGCCCATTGCCGAAGATTCTCGACTGCAGCCACCCGTAGGTGTCTGGGC contains:
- a CDS encoding ATP-binding protein, whose protein sequence is MATLFVMQGRDRGKRYELKPGYPQTLGRDESNRIQLADNEVSRRHVEVRDHLTADGKHAGYDVVDLQSSNGTYVNDQRIALHQLRTGDRILIGRSLLLFTETASGTHEQLSNPVDIVGTARANSESRIVKSMGREQGSMLLSPPSALDSPWLARARSNLQIMYRTALAVSHTLDIDQLLQRILELIFEWVEADRGCVMIVDQETGELTPTSSRNRTGSKSDERLSVSRTILDYVMEHKEGVLTSDAREDQRWDQAQSIVQSGVREAICVPLQGRYGTVGVIYIDTYTPPAQVLTKKSNRFNEEHLKLMVAIGHQAALAVEDTSYYSAMVQAERLAAVGQTIATLSHHIKNILQGIRGGSYLIEEGLKVGENDVVRRGWRIVEKNQERISALVMDMLTYSKDREPDLQRADLNETVADVVELMTTRSHEAGVALQFSPSADVPLLMFDADLMHRAILNIVTNAIDACEKRDAARVTLRINYQKSEKTTDIVVEDNGEGIAQDDIEKIFSVFESRKGSRGTGLGLPVSQKILEEHGGSIRVESNLGVGSKFILTLPAKLASQPVTSETLRG